ATCAGAAGAACAAACCCGGCAAAGTGGATATATCCCTCTATTGCTTGCGACAATCTTTTGCCTGTAACTATCTCTCCCAGGATAAAGATAATTCTCCCTCCATCGAGGGCGGGAAATGGAAATAAATTTATAATCCCCAGGTTAAGACTTATTATAGCGAGAAAGGATATAAAGGGCCAGAGACCTTGTTTGGCGGCGTCCCCTGCCATAGAAGCTATCCCGATCGGGCCAGAGACGTCAACCCGGGTTTTCCCAAAAATCCATTCACCGATTCCTTTTACCATAGCAGTGGACATGTGAAACGTATAACTCATAGATTGGGTTATGGCTTTTAGAGGTGAATATCTTATCCTGCCAGGCTGGATACCTAAAAGGGGAAAGCCTGTGACAGGATCATCGGTAATATCAACGTTCATATTGATTTCCCGACCTTCTCTGTAGATAATCAAGGCGAGAGGATCGTCTACAGGACTATTCCTTATCGCCTGAGCCATAGAGGTCCAGTCGGAGACCGATTCCCCGTTAACGGAGATAATCCTATCTCCCGGCCGAATTCCAGCTAAATCGGAGGGATAGCCCGCCATGATCGATCCTACCGTAGGGGTTTCCATGTTTAAAACTCCGTGTCCCCCGAGGAGTAGAGCGGTCAGCAGAAACGCTAAAAAGACGTTTGAAGCTGGCCCGGCGATAAGGACCGAAAGCCTGGCCCAAGGGGATTTTTCGTTAAATCCCATTCCTGGACAGGAGACTTCCTGAGATTCCTCTTCCTCCATGCCCGCTAGCCTGACAAATCCCCCGATAGGAAAGAGCCTCACAGACCAGATATTTCTTTTCCCCTTTTTGCTGAAAATCACAGGCCCCATACCAAAGGCAAATTCATGAACCTGTATTCCCATAGCTATCGCGGTACGGTAGTGGCCGTATTCATGGATGACCACACATACGGCGATTATGAGCACAAACGATAATATCGATACCATAATCTACCCCCTATTAGAACATAAGGACTCGGCGATATCCCTTGACCACTGTAGGATATCCAGTTCTTCCTCGAGACTATGGGCGGAATTTCCGCTAAAAGAGTCGATTGCCTCTGAAATTATCCTAGGGATATCCATAAAGCCGATCCTTCCCTTCAAGAAAGCGCTTACCGCGATTTCATCGGCTCCGACGAGCACGGTAGGATAGCTCCCCCCCGCTTTAGCTACCTCCAGGGCGGTGTAATACCCAGGATAACGGTCTTTTTCCGGCACATCAAATGAGAAGACAGCACCGTCCATGTCTATATTATCCAAAGACAGAGGTTCCAAGGGCAGCCTATCGGGATAGGATAAAGCGGTCATAGCGGACATCCTCATATCCGGTGGAGCTATAAGCATCTTTATATTGCCGTCGATAAAACGGACAAATCCGTGGGCGGAGGATCCTGGATGGATATAGGCCGATACCTTTTGGTAGGGAAGGGAAAATAACCTCATCGCCTCAATTATCTCTATTCCTTTGTTTACCATCGTCGCACTATCAACGCTTATTTTCTGTCCCATGCTCCATACTGGATGGCTTACGGCCATCTCAGGGGTTACGGAGAAAAGTCGATCCAGAGCCGTTAGCCTGAAGGGGCCTCCTGAGGCGGTTAGAGCGACGTGGTCGATATAATCTACGTTTTCCCCAAAGATACATTGCCATATAGCGTTATGCTCGCTGTCCAGGGGGCGTATCTGTCCAGGTTTACTGTACGGTAATACCCAGCTTCCCGAGACCACTATACTCTCTTTATTTGCTAGGGAGACCGTTTTGCCCGCCTTTAGCGCCGCAAGGAGGGCGGGAATAGCCTCGGTGCCCGAGGATACAAAGGCGACGTGGTCCACCTCTTCGGAACATACCATGTCTATTAATCCCTCGTCCCCGTAAAGCCCTACGGTTCCCGACGGGAGGCTAATGGAGTCTACTTTAGATTTATCCCTCAAAACAACTTTAGAGGGCGAAAATTCGTTGGTCAATCTCTCCAGCCCCTCAGCGTTATCCCTAGCCGCTATTCCCGTCAAAGCGAAACGATCTCGGTAGATACGGCAAACGTCTACAACCGAACGACCGACACTCCCTGTACATCCTACAACCGCTACCCTTATAGGCGAGGTCATCTCCAGAGCACCTCAAATATAAAGTAAATTATGGTGAGGCTAACCAGGACGCTGTCAAAACGATCCAGCATACCGCCGTGACCAGGTAGGATATTTCCGCTATCCTTTACTCCAGCTTCTCTCTTAAAGATTGACTCGGCTAAATCGCCAAGCTGTCCAGCGACGCCACAAACCAACCCTATAACCAGAATGGGAAAGGGGGGAAATTCCCTTACATAGGCGACGACAGCGGCGGCTAAGAAACTGCCAGCCACCCCACTATAAAAGCCTTCCCAGGTTTTTTTGGGGCTAACTTGATCGCAAAGACGATGTTTACCCCAGCGACTTCCGACCAGGTAAGCGAATACATCGCAACTCCAAGTACAGAAGAACACCGAAAGAAGGACTATCTTTCCTATCGGACCGTTTCTGAGGTAGATAGAAAAACACCAAGGTAAAATAACGTATATCAACCCCGCGACCACCCCAGCACCGTTTTCAATGGCTGTGCTAAAGCCCACGGACTGCCTTCTTATCAACTCTACGAAAAGTGTCACAAAAAACACAAGGGCTAGACCTGCGAGTATGTTTTTCTCCTGAGCCCCAAGGAACCCCACAAAGGACATGAAAAACATCCCCGCTAGGAGCCCTATCCCTTTGGAGAGTTTTAGCCTTTTACTGGATATCCTGTAAAATTCCAGCAGCGATACCATTCCAAAGATTGTGGCCAATACGGACCATACGAGGCCTCCATAGTCCACCGCCATAACGATAATTGATACCAGTATAATCCCTGAAACCGATCTCTTTAAAAGCTCTCTTCCCGTCTTATCGGAGGCTGCCATATCGTCTATCCCTCGTCTCAAAGCTTTCAATCGCCCTATCGAGCATTCCTGGACTAAAATCGGGCCACAGGGTATCGGTAAAGTAAAACTCGCTGTAGCTGCTCTGCCACAGCCAAAAATTACTTAAGCGAAGCTCTCCACTGGTCCTGATTATCAAATCAGGATCGGGGAGATCAGGTAAATACATTTTGCCCCGAAGGGAAACTTCGTCTACTGGTTTCCCGGGGTTTTCCCGTATAAAGTCGTTAATCGAATCCAGTATCTCCTGACGTCCTCCGTAGTTAAAACAAGCGATAAGATCAAGGGATGAACAGTTTCTGGTCTCCGCCTCCGCATTATCCATCGCTTGGACGACAAAATCGGGGAGACCTTCCCTTCTTCCGGCGAAGCGCACCCGGATATCCTCTCGCATTAGATCTTTCAGCTTTTTTCTAGCGTAGTAACCGAATAATTTCATCAATCCGGTTACCTCCATAGACGGTCTAGTCCAGTTTTCGCTTGAAAATGCGTACACCGATAGATGTCTTATTCCTCTATCCTTAGCTGCATAGACCAAGTTCTCCAGGGTTTTAACCCCCGCTCTATGGCCTAAAAGCCTCGGGAGGCCCCTCTTTTTCGCCCAGCGGCCGTTGCCATCCATGATAATAGCGAGATGACCTATACCTTGTTTTTCCCTATTCATCTCAGACTCCTTGCCTTCGCTATATCTAAACGTCTCTTGACTTCCTGAATATCCAGCCAGGTAAGTGCCTTAGGACCGTCCTTTTGACGGGATTCGTTTCTAAGGAGATAGCTAGGATGAAACATAGGCATAACATCTATACCTCGCCACACAAACCATCGCCCCCTAAGCTTAGTTATCCCCTCAGTTGAACCTAGGATCCATTTTGATGGGGTGTTACCAAGGCAAACGATAATCTCAGGATTTATCACAGCAATCTGGGCTTCCAGAAATTTTTGACACATGACAATTTCCTCTATGCTGGGAACTCTGTTGCCAGGAGGACGACACTTAACGATGTTAGAGATATAAACTTCCTCTCTAGATATCCCCGCAGCCTTCATTATTTTATCTAAAAGTTGCCCTGCTTTACCTACAAAAGGTTTTCCCTGGGCATCTTCTTCTGCACCTGGACCTTCACCAACGAACATAAGGGCCGCATCTAACGGCCCTTCTCCTAATACTGAATTGGCTCTATCGACGTGAAGGGCGCATCTTTCGCATTTTGCGACCTCCTCGTCTATCTTAGAAACTAAAAAAGATCTGAGGTTCTCTTTTTTATCGGCTAGACTCAAGTTTTATCACCTTTTCAATCGAGACGTCCACCTTACTGACGTCTAGGCCACACAAAAACTCCACCGTTAATTTGACCCTTTTAGATATCTCTTTCGCTGCGACAAGCAAAGACGCCGGCCCTAGATAGAGGACCAATGTCATTGAAACCTCTACCGTACTGCCCATGTCTTTGACCTGGAGATCGGAAAGAGAGCTAACCTGACGATGGCTGGTGATGACGTGACGACTTATCTCAATTACCGCTTCTGCCTCTATTTTTATATCACCAAAGAAGCTAAATGGAGGCCTTACTATAGTTTTTTCATAGTTATCCTTCAGACGCAACAGGTTGCGAAGGCGACCAACTAGCTTGCCGGTATAGTTTTTCCTTATTTGGGCCTGAGATACCGGTATCACGTGCTGTTTTTTATGTTTTCTTTCGTATTGAGCTTTAGCTATCTCCTCAGGAGAAGCTACCTCGGAGATATTGACAAAAAATTCTGGCTCAGGTAAGCCAAGAGCACGACAAATTTTCTCCGCCATGCCGATGGAGGTCGCTATTACCATTAGAGAGCAGGGAGAATGATTTTTAAAAAAATCCACGACCTCTGCCCTATGGTCTGGGAACAAAAACATGGCTCTTCGTATTGCCCTAACCATATTTTTTTCGGTTTTAGCGCTTTTTCCCGCTACGATTCTTCCTCTTGCGATAACAAGACCATCATCGATGATGTAGTCTATATCTCTCTGTCTTGCCACAAACTGAGCACGAAGACTCTTGCCGGTACCAGCAGGCCCGACGAAGGCGATAACCCTTATACCGTCAAGTGAGACAGACATAGCGACCTCCAGATATTAACCTTAATCTTCCCCTTCAGACCTCTTTACATGCGCCCCTAGAGAGGAAAGAACTCCCTCTATGCACTCGTATCCTCTATCCACGTGACTCATCGAATGAACGACCGTCTCCCCTTCCGTAGCAAGCCCAGCTAGAACGAGGGCGGCTCCAGCCCTTAGATCGGTAGCCACTACGTCGGCACAGTTGAGCTTCGACGCCCCGCTGATTATGGCTGTATTGCCCTGAAGCTCGATGTTAGCTCCCATTTTTTTCAGTTCGCTTGCATGAAGGAAACGAGATTCAAATATACTTTCCTTTATGACGCTGGTACCCTCAGCTAGACAGAGGACGGACATCAACTGTGGCTGAACATCGGTAGGGAATCCAGGATATGGAAGGGTCTTCATGGATATCGCCTTAAGTTTATCCCTGGAAGGGAAGACCGTAACCTTTCCATCTTTCGACTCGATATCCACCGAGGCTTCCTCCAGTTTTGCCAACAGAGAGTCAAAGTGTTGAGGAATTACGTCGTTGACGGTGACGTTGCCGTCGGTAATAACACCGGCCAGAAGATACGTACAGGCGGCAATCCTATCTGGAATTATTCTCACCGAGGCGTCGCTTAACTCGGAACGTCCTTTTATCCTGAGGACTCCCGTGCCTTCTCCGTCGATCTCCGCTCCCATAGATCTGAGACAATCGACTAAGTTCACGATCTCCGGCTCTCTTGCCGCGTTTTCAAGCACCGTCTCCCCTTTAGCCAAAACCGCCGCCATAAGGAGGTTCTCCGTCGCTCCTACCGAGGGGAAATCCAGATATATCCTACATCCAGTGAGCCCTTTGGTAGTAGCGTGAACCGCCCCGTGGACCAAGTCTATAGTAGCACCCATTTTAACTAGACCCTTCAGGTGGAGGTCGATAGGTCTACTACCGATAGAACAGCCACCTGGCAACGGTAAAACAGCCCTTCCCTGCCTGGCAAGAAGAGGACCTAAAACCAAAGAAGAGGCCCTCATTTTCTGTACTAAAGCTCCAGGAGTTTCGGAAGAAAGTTGATCTCCGATCTTTATGGAAATCCTGTTCCCCTGGAAATTTACTGTAGCTCCTAAGACTCTAAGCAAATCGGACATCGTAGATATATCTTTGAGATTCGGGACGTTATCCAACTCAAGGGTAGCGTCTCTCAACAGCAAAGATGCGGCCATAACTGGAAGAGCAGCGTTTTTAGAACCTTGAGCTTTTATCTCTCCCCTGAGGGGCTTTCCTCCGACTACTTTTAGCATTTCATCCATGGTACCACTCCTAGATAAATTGTTCATATGAGGTAGAGGGCTAGACAAGCCTTCCTGAGGATTATATCAGCTTCAGGTAGAAAGGGAGATGGAAAAGCCACACCATAAAAGGAATCCTTGAGCAAATATAAGGACGGCAAGAACTTTTCCCTCGGAAAACCCTCTGTCCAGTAACCTGTGGTGGATATGTCCCCTATCAGGGGAAAATGGGGATTTACCGGCTATCAAACGCCTAACTATGGTCGTTAGCGTGTCCGCTACAGGAACTCCTCCCAGCAAGATCAGGGTCACGACGATTCTAAGAGCCTGAGGGGGCAAACTAGGCTCAACAGACCACATCATCATAGTGGATACGACAAAACCCAGTAGATAAACCCCTCCATCGCCTAAAAAGGTATGGGCCTTCGGAAAATTCCAGGGAAGTATCCCTAGACATAAGGCTATAAGCGGAAGTATAAGATTTAGACTACCGTCAGCCCAACCTATGGCAAAAAGGGCTAGTATGGCCATAGAAAGGGAAAGCCCGTTCATTCCATCTATAAGGTTATAGGCATTGGTACATCCAGCTATCCATAACAGGTAGACCAAAGATAACAGAGGAGATAAATGGAGGGGAATTACAACAAGACTGGCTGCCAGAAGGTGAACGAATAACCTTATTTTAGGTTTCAGAGGGGACATATCGTCAAGATATCCTACAAAAAACACCATGGAGGCTCCTGTGGCTAGGAACGCAAATTCCCGGCCATCGGGCACAAACAACAGGGACCAAAGAAGATATCCCATCCATACAACCAAGCCAGCTCCTCTAGGAACTGGCTGGCTGTGACCCTTTCGGGGCGATGGCTGATCTAAAATGCCAAATCGCCCCGAAAGCTTGATCGATATAGGCGTCAAGAAATATCCCCAAATGAGGAGGAAAGACGCCATTAAAAGTGATTTGAGCTCTAACACCTATTTCCGTCCTTACTTTGTTCCGAAAAGCCGATCTCCGGCGTCTCCTAGACCAGGGACTATATAGCCATGATCGTTAAGATGGCTGTCAAGAGCAGCGCAATATATATTGACGTCTGGATGGTCTCGGTGGATCTTTTCAACCCCTTCAGGGGCTGCTACCAGACACACCAGGGAGACTCTGACAGCTCCTCTTTTTTTAACCATACTTATGGCAGCGGAGGCGGATCCACCGGTGGCCAGCATAGGATCAAGGACGAATATCTCCCTATCCTCTATGTCCCCAGGAAGTTTACAGTAGTACTCCACCGGCTCAAGGGTTTCGGGATCTCTATAAAGACCGACAAAACCCACCTTAGCGTTTGGAATAAGGTTTATTATTCCATCCACCATCCCTATACCTGCTCTAAGTATAGGCACTATGGCCAGTTTTTTACCGGCAAGAGCGTAGGCTTTGGTCTTTGCGACAGGAGTCTCTATGTCTATCATCTCCAGAGGAAGGTCTCTTGTTATCTCGTAGACCATAAGGCTAGAGATCTCCTGGACAAGCTCTCTGAATTCCTTTACAGAGGTTTTTGCGTCTCTGATCATGCTTACTTTGTGCTGGACCAGAGGGTGGTCGAATATGACCACCTCGCCTCGCTTCTGACCGAAGTACTGGGATAGACCGTGCTCGTAAGCCCTTATTTTCTGGGTCCTCTTGAGATGCCTATCTCCTTCAAACTCCGTGGACATCCACACCTTGACTATCTCAAGAGCCGTATCAGGATCACCGGATCTCTCGCCGAGAGCCAGAAGGTTGGAGTTATTGTGTTTTCTGCTCATTTCGCCATCGGAGACCGATCTACAAAGGGCACAATAGGCACCGGGAACCTTGTTGGCCGTGATAGACATACCGATTCCACTGCCACATACCAATATTCCCCGATCCGCCTCTCCCGACGCGACGGTTTTAGCGACCTGAAGGGCAACGTCAGGGTAATCGCAGGATACCTCGGATGTATCGGTCCCAAAGTCGACGATATCTATCGAATCGGTCCTTAAAAAGGCCACGATTTTTTCCTTCAGAGCGAAACCAGCGTGATCTGAACCTATAGCTAATCTCAAGTTTATGTCGCCTCCTTCTACACGGTTAGCCTAAAAGGGTCAACATCACAGAGGCGGCTACAGCGGTACCGATGACCCCTGCGACGTTAGGTCCCATAGCGTGCATGAGGAGGAAATTCCCCGGGTTTTCCTTCTGAGATATGCTCTGAACGACTCTAGCGGCCATAGGAACAGCGGAGACACCGGCAGCACCGATCATAGGGTTGATCTTCCCTCCACTCATGGTTTTCATAAGCTGGCCGAAGAGAACTCCTCCTGCGGTGCTGGCGATGAAGGCGACAAGGCCTAAGCCTATGATCTTTATGGTGGCTGGGGTCAGAAAATCCCCGGCGTTCATGGTCGCTCCAACGGAAAGACCGAGGAAGATGGTGGTAGCGTTGAGAATCTCGTTCTGCGCCGCCTGGCTCAGCCTCTCGGTGACGCCACACTCTCTTATAAGGTTTCCGAACATAAGGACACCTATAAGGGGAACCGACATAGGAAGAAGAAGTCCCGCAGCCACGGTACAGACTATGGGGAACAGGATTTTCTCCGTCTTGCTTACAGGTCTGAGACCGTCCATTCTGATAGCTCTATCCGCTTTGGTGGTGAACATCTTTATTACAGGTGGCTGGATGAGCGGCACCAGCGACATATAGCTGTAGGCAGCCACAGCCACAGCTCCCAGTATCTGAGGAGCCATCTTCATTGTCAAATAGATGCTGGTAGGACCGTCAGCACCACCGATAATGGCGATAGATGCCGCCTCTTTGACCGAGAAACCCATCATCATAGCACCAAAAAGGGCGATGAACACCCCAAACTGCGCAGCGGCACCGAGGAGAAAGGTAATAGGGTTAGCCATAAGAGGGGCGAAGTCGGTGAGAGCACCGATGCCCATGAAGATTATGACCGGGTATATCTCGTGTTGCGTGCCGAAAAAAACGTACCTTAAAAAACCACCGTGATCCATAATCCCCGATAAAGGAAGGTTGACCAGGACGCATCCAAAGGCTATCGGCACCAGCAAGAGAGGTTCAAAGTTTTTTACGATGGCCAGATACAGGAAGGTAAAGGCCACCAGGAGCATGACGATATTGCCCCCGGTCAACGCAGCGAATCCGGACTCGCCAAAGACCTTCGCCAGCGACTGAAGATACAGCTCCATGGCCCTCGCCTCTCCGTTAGCCGATCACGGCAAGGACGTCGCCGCTGTTTACCGTTGCGCCCTCTTTCGCTGCCATCTGGGTTATCGTTCCACCGCAAGGAGCCACTATTTCGTTTTCCATTTTCATGGCCTCAAGGATCAGGATAACGTCTCCAGCGGATACGGATGTACCCTGAGAGGCGATTACCCTGAGGACCTTTCCAGGCATAGGAGCGGTCACCGATTCACCACCAGCGGCGGGGGCAGGAGCGGGAGCGGCCTTAGGTGCGGGGGCAGCAGGCTTCGGTGCAGGGGCGGAAGCAGGAGCGGAAGGCGCTGCTACTACCGGAGCGGCACCCTGCTCCCCTGCTCCAAGGCTCTCGACCTCAACGTCATAGGCGGTTCCGTTTACCGTTACTCTGTATTTATCCGACATGATAAAATCCATCCTCCTGTGTATTAGCTACGCCCACCGATATTCCACGGTGAACGGTCCAAACCCTCTAATCCCTCAAAACGCCCCCAGCTGGTCCAGCTGTCTGAGCTTCCCTCTGTCTGAGGTTTTACGCTTAAAATCCTGAAACCTCCGCCAATTTTAGCGACAAGGGCCCCTGTTATAGCAGCAACTATCTCGTCTGAAACTCCTGAGTTAGACGATACAGGCTGAGTCGCCGGGGTAGCCGGATTTTTTTTAGTCACCGCCGTCGAGGGCTTAGGGGCGGAAGACCCCAACTTAGCCTCGACGACAAACCTGATCCCGTAGATTATGGCGGTTAACCCCATAAGGACCATAAAGACTATGCTGAAAGCGATAATAGAAAGGGAAATCGCTCCCCCTGCTCCCTCAAAAACACCGTTCATATTAAAACCTCATTTCCTAGTGAGGCATCACGCCGTGTTTTTTTCGAGGAGGCGATTTACGCTTTGTCCTGTTGGACTGGAGGGCCAGGATGATCTCCTGTCGGGTTTCCTCCGGGAGGATGACCTTATCGACCAATCCTCTGCTGGCGGCCTGGTAAGGGTTAGCGAAGGCTACCTCGTACTCGTCGATTTTCTTCTGTCTCATAGCCTGCTGATCCTCTGCGGCGGAGATCTCTTTGCGGAAGATGATGTTGGCTGCACCCTCTGCACCCATAACGGCTATCTGGGCCTGAGGCCACGCCAGAACGGTGTCCGCACCTAAAGATTTGGCACACATACCCAGGTATGCTCCTCCGTATGCTTTGCGAAGTACGACGGAGATAAGGGGAACGGTAGCCTCGCTGTAGGCGTAGAGGAGCTTAGCTCCATGGCGAATGATTCCGCCCCATTCCTGACTCTTTCCAGGCAGGTAGCCGGGAACGTCGATCAACGTAACTATAGGGATGTTAAAGGCATCGCAGTGCCGTATAAACCTGCTGGCCTTGTCTGAGTTGTCGATATCAAGACAACCAGCCATGTTGTTGGCCTGGTTGGCCACGATACCGACAGACTGACCACCGAAAGAGGCGTAGCCTATCACTACGTTTCTAGCCCACATAGGCTGAACCTCCACAAACTTGCCATCGTCGACTATTTTGGAGATAACGTCCCTGACGTCGTAAGCCTTGTTGGGGTTTGTCGGAACGATGTTTCTGAGATCCAGCTCCGCCCTGTTGGGACTGTCGGAGGTCTTTTTTAAAGGAGCGTCGCACATGTTGTTGCTGGGAAGGAAACCGAGAACCTCCCTGATCTGGTTGAAGCACTGAGCCTCATCGTCGGCAAAGAAGTGGGCGTTTCCGGAGCGACTGTTATGGGTCATAGCTCCGCCGAGTTCCTCACTGGTGACCTCTTCTCCGGTTACGGCCTTTATGACCGCAGGGCCGGTTATATGCATAATTCCGGTCTTGTTCACCATAAAGATATAGTCCGTCAGAGCAGGGCTATACACAGCTCCACCGGCGGTGGGACCTACGATAACCGAGATCTGGGGAACAACACCGCTTGCCTGGGTGTTTTTATAGAAAATCTCGCCGTATCCGTTAAGGGAATCGACAGCCTCCTGTATTCTGGCACCACCGCTGTCGTTTATACCGACAACAGGGGCTCCATTCTGAAGGGCGAGGTCCATGACCTTACAGATTTTTTTGGCGTGCATCTCCCCGAGAGACCCTCCAAGTACGGTGAAGTCCTGGCTGAAAACGTAGACTTTACGTCCCTCGACGGTACCCCATCCTGTAACCACACCGTCTCCGGGGAAAACCGATTTTTCCATCCCGAAGTTGTGGCAACGATGTTCTACGTATTCGTCTATTTCGACAAAAGATCCCTTGTCGAGAAGCAGGTCGATTCTCTCCCTAGCGGTGAGCTTGCCCTTTTCTTTCTGCTTGGCGATAGCCTTCTCTCCGCCGCCCAGACTTACCTGTTTTCTCTTTTCCAGGAGCCCGTTACACAGCTCGTCGATTGACTTGATTGCCATTCCCTTTCCCTCCTAAACTAATTGACCGGACCGAATTTTGGTTAAAGCACCGTTCAAAACATCCTGCGCTACGCTGTAAGGATCGGTCTCCCTGTTATACAGCTCCTCTATGATACGTCCCTCCCGTCGCTCTTCCCACGCGGATTCGGTGATCTTTGCGATACGGCGACGAACAATCTCCTCCACCTCCCATTGAAGCCTCTTTCTGAGGCGATCAGCCCCCTCCTCAG
The uncultured Dethiosulfovibrio sp. genome window above contains:
- the rseP gene encoding RIP metalloprotease RseP, producing the protein MVSILSFVLIIAVCVVIHEYGHYRTAIAMGIQVHEFAFGMGPVIFSKKGKRNIWSVRLFPIGGFVRLAGMEEEESQEVSCPGMGFNEKSPWARLSVLIAGPASNVFLAFLLTALLLGGHGVLNMETPTVGSIMAGYPSDLAGIRPGDRIISVNGESVSDWTSMAQAIRNSPVDDPLALIIYREGREINMNVDITDDPVTGFPLLGIQPGRIRYSPLKAITQSMSYTFHMSTAMVKGIGEWIFGKTRVDVSGPIGIASMAGDAAKQGLWPFISFLAIISLNLGIINLFPFPALDGGRIIFILGEIVTGKRLSQAIEGYIHFAGFVLLIGLILFITWQDVMKLL
- a CDS encoding 1-deoxy-D-xylulose-5-phosphate reductoisomerase — protein: MTSPIRVAVVGCTGSVGRSVVDVCRIYRDRFALTGIAARDNAEGLERLTNEFSPSKVVLRDKSKVDSISLPSGTVGLYGDEGLIDMVCSEEVDHVAFVSSGTEAIPALLAALKAGKTVSLANKESIVVSGSWVLPYSKPGQIRPLDSEHNAIWQCIFGENVDYIDHVALTASGGPFRLTALDRLFSVTPEMAVSHPVWSMGQKISVDSATMVNKGIEIIEAMRLFSLPYQKVSAYIHPGSSAHGFVRFIDGNIKMLIAPPDMRMSAMTALSYPDRLPLEPLSLDNIDMDGAVFSFDVPEKDRYPGYYTALEVAKAGGSYPTVLVGADEIAVSAFLKGRIGFMDIPRIISEAIDSFSGNSAHSLEEELDILQWSRDIAESLCSNRG
- a CDS encoding phosphatidate cytidylyltransferase, encoding MAASDKTGRELLKRSVSGIILVSIIVMAVDYGGLVWSVLATIFGMVSLLEFYRISSKRLKLSKGIGLLAGMFFMSFVGFLGAQEKNILAGLALVFFVTLFVELIRRQSVGFSTAIENGAGVVAGLIYVILPWCFSIYLRNGPIGKIVLLSVFFCTWSCDVFAYLVGSRWGKHRLCDQVSPKKTWEGFYSGVAGSFLAAAVVAYVREFPPFPILVIGLVCGVAGQLGDLAESIFKREAGVKDSGNILPGHGGMLDRFDSVLVSLTIIYFIFEVLWR
- the uppS gene encoding polyprenyl diphosphate synthase, which encodes MNREKQGIGHLAIIMDGNGRWAKKRGLPRLLGHRAGVKTLENLVYAAKDRGIRHLSVYAFSSENWTRPSMEVTGLMKLFGYYARKKLKDLMREDIRVRFAGRREGLPDFVVQAMDNAEAETRNCSSLDLIACFNYGGRQEILDSINDFIRENPGKPVDEVSLRGKMYLPDLPDPDLIIRTSGELRLSNFWLWQSSYSEFYFTDTLWPDFSPGMLDRAIESFETRDRRYGSLR
- a CDS encoding uracil-DNA glycosylase, with the protein product MDEEVAKCERCALHVDRANSVLGEGPLDAALMFVGEGPGAEEDAQGKPFVGKAGQLLDKIMKAAGISREEVYISNIVKCRPPGNRVPSIEEIVMCQKFLEAQIAVINPEIIVCLGNTPSKWILGSTEGITKLRGRWFVWRGIDVMPMFHPSYLLRNESRQKDGPKALTWLDIQEVKRRLDIAKARSLR
- the murA gene encoding UDP-N-acetylglucosamine 1-carboxyvinyltransferase, which gives rise to MDEMLKVVGGKPLRGEIKAQGSKNAALPVMAASLLLRDATLELDNVPNLKDISTMSDLLRVLGATVNFQGNRISIKIGDQLSSETPGALVQKMRASSLVLGPLLARQGRAVLPLPGGCSIGSRPIDLHLKGLVKMGATIDLVHGAVHATTKGLTGCRIYLDFPSVGATENLLMAAVLAKGETVLENAAREPEIVNLVDCLRSMGAEIDGEGTGVLRIKGRSELSDASVRIIPDRIAACTYLLAGVITDGNVTVNDVIPQHFDSLLAKLEEASVDIESKDGKVTVFPSRDKLKAISMKTLPYPGFPTDVQPQLMSVLCLAEGTSVIKESIFESRFLHASELKKMGANIELQGNTAIISGASKLNCADVVATDLRAGAALVLAGLATEGETVVHSMSHVDRGYECIEGVLSSLGAHVKRSEGED
- a CDS encoding MraY family glycosyltransferase, whose translation is MGYLLWSLLFVPDGREFAFLATGASMVFFVGYLDDMSPLKPKIRLFVHLLAASLVVIPLHLSPLLSLVYLLWIAGCTNAYNLIDGMNGLSLSMAILALFAIGWADGSLNLILPLIALCLGILPWNFPKAHTFLGDGGVYLLGFVVSTMMMWSVEPSLPPQALRIVVTLILLGGVPVADTLTTIVRRLIAGKSPFSPDRGHIHHRLLDRGFSEGKVLAVLIFAQGFLLWCGFSISLST
- the upp gene encoding uracil phosphoribosyltransferase; translation: MRLAIGSDHAGFALKEKIVAFLRTDSIDIVDFGTDTSEVSCDYPDVALQVAKTVASGEADRGILVCGSGIGMSITANKVPGAYCALCRSVSDGEMSRKHNNSNLLALGERSGDPDTALEIVKVWMSTEFEGDRHLKRTQKIRAYEHGLSQYFGQKRGEVVIFDHPLVQHKVSMIRDAKTSVKEFRELVQEISSLMVYEITRDLPLEMIDIETPVAKTKAYALAGKKLAIVPILRAGIGMVDGIINLIPNAKVGFVGLYRDPETLEPVEYYCKLPGDIEDREIFVLDPMLATGGSASAAISMVKKRGAVRVSLVCLVAAPEGVEKIHRDHPDVNIYCAALDSHLNDHGYIVPGLGDAGDRLFGTK
- a CDS encoding sodium ion-translocating decarboxylase subunit beta; translation: MELYLQSLAKVFGESGFAALTGGNIVMLLVAFTFLYLAIVKNFEPLLLVPIAFGCVLVNLPLSGIMDHGGFLRYVFFGTQHEIYPVIIFMGIGALTDFAPLMANPITFLLGAAAQFGVFIALFGAMMMGFSVKEAASIAIIGGADGPTSIYLTMKMAPQILGAVAVAAYSYMSLVPLIQPPVIKMFTTKADRAIRMDGLRPVSKTEKILFPIVCTVAAGLLLPMSVPLIGVLMFGNLIRECGVTERLSQAAQNEILNATTIFLGLSVGATMNAGDFLTPATIKIIGLGLVAFIASTAGGVLFGQLMKTMSGGKINPMIGAAGVSAVPMAARVVQSISQKENPGNFLLMHAMGPNVAGVIGTAVAASVMLTLLG
- a CDS encoding biotin/lipoyl-containing protein is translated as MSDKYRVTVNGTAYDVEVESLGAGEQGAAPVVAAPSAPASAPAPKPAAPAPKAAPAPAPAAGGESVTAPMPGKVLRVIASQGTSVSAGDVILILEAMKMENEIVAPCGGTITQMAAKEGATVNSGDVLAVIG
- a CDS encoding OadG family protein; this encodes MNGVFEGAGGAISLSIIAFSIVFMVLMGLTAIIYGIRFVVEAKLGSSAPKPSTAVTKKNPATPATQPVSSNSGVSDEIVAAITGALVAKIGGGFRILSVKPQTEGSSDSWTSWGRFEGLEGLDRSPWNIGGRS